tcaacaattgagtgtaagaatccaacaccattattgaaatgactaaaaaaaaaacgaaaatatgctacaaaaactaaatgaaaatgggaagagtggaagtatgcgaatgtgataagcaaaagaaaatggaagatgagaaaaaaaactcttttttttttttttttttttttttaccgacgcgtgcgcgtcatgcacgtttatgcgtcgatgggtatattggtcgaaggacgcgtacgcgccagatgcgcgcacgcgtgcgtcgagttgggccggaggcataatgtcggcccaagtctggcacaactatCGGGTAAAAGTACTGGGGTGCAGGTTGTGCAaccgacgcgcgcgcgcacagtgcgcgtgcgcgtgcattgcgaatttaagatgatgtgcgcgtacgcgccaggtgcgcgcacgcgtgcatagacttgtgccttaggcccaatgttcgcacagcgcaggcctaactctcgggtttttggctggaggtgaattatttgcatccacgcgtacgcgtacagtgcgcgtgcgcgtgggtggtcgaaaaatgctcaggtgcgcgtacgcgtcatgtgcgcgcacgcgtggatggtgctctgtttttcaaaaaatatttttctaagttcttacaccaatccaagcttttcaatcctccaaacagctaccaaaacaccctaaaaccttatttatcatattatactACCAATCAAACTCAACTAtcttaaacaaaacatgaaattaaactaattctatcattatgtacaaaagagaaaatgaaaggattttaccatggtggggtgtctcccacctagcacttttgtttattgtccttaagttggacttatggggagctcctcttcaaggtggcttgtgcttgtattcatcttggaactcccaccaatgcttggttctccattgtgccccaagattttcTATGggttgagccaagtgttgatggagttcttcacaagcttggggctcccaaagttgatcctttttttgtgatccggggtcccacactttgttttcacacccgtcttgaggttgatcatcattattagtccaaccgggtggtgagtaagatgaattctctatgaagtgcccaacaatccttctagacccatctatttgagcactactccatcctttatatctcatgtttgatgcatcaaccataatgagccttgatttgcaacgccaaccacgaaacatctttcgcttacgcttcaacccacaaagcatcctaagttgaccatccgtttcaagcaagccatactcaagtggtacaataaagctaatagaaatgaattttacccactcaagtgaaggagtagatgacaacctaggcaaagatgcttccaacgaTCTTGATAAAGCGTATTCCACTCCCATCCTCCTATTTCTAaagacttccacctcttcacaagatttctctattccaatcctttgttcattagTACTATTTAAGCCTTTTTCATTAATCAAACTATAATTGGGAGAGTGAGAGAAGTTTACCTCCACAACATTTTCGAATGCACCGGGAGAAGgctcttcaagttcaaaggattctccaccactaggacttgatacttgctcttcattgccatgggaattcaattcttgctctatcccatccaagtcttcatatggaatatgccttggaaggtgtgcactttcctccctagtatcaatttcaatcatcttggagggtttttcttcaactttatgttcccatggaggctccgcatctcctaagtcttctaccacttcttccttgtcttcaacaattaaagcttcctccaattgttccaatacaaagcaacttccttcatttcccacaggagtttccaatctctccttcatgctatgttcttcatttgattctccacatgtagccatgggagatccttgagtgttcaagcattgggaggctaattgatttgttaccgcatccaaggcggccatgaaattttgcacatcccttttcatctcttcttgcccttgaacaagaacaccaagggtttcatccattaaagattggggtggttggaagggttcatcattttggagaaaggattcatagtaggaaggtggtccttcttggtagagttgtggtggttcaatgttttccattctttccacttgttgcacaacacactccatggttgcttgaaattgatccaatgctttcttgagatgatcccttgactcttgttcctcttggataatatgattaggatcatgtggctcttggatcaatggatatgagtattcttccatgggaggttgtggtggaaagtagtattcatcttgtggttgaaaattttcgtatactggaggtggttcatcttggtaataatgtgaaggaggtggctcttgaaaatattgatgttggaatggtggtggctctatatgtggttcatatggttcatatggttgttggtaggatggatgtGGATTaaggtcatatgaaggtggttggtgaaaagaggcttgtgagtatggttgagagttatgttgaagatatggttcataggcatatggtggtggttcttgaaagtcacaaggagattcaccatagccatttgattggtatgcatcatggaatggctcttcttcatagttcattggtggaggttgttgccaagaagattgatcatatgcatatggctcctcccacatttgattgtcccatccttgatacacattctcattgaagttctcattacctacaacatagttgtaatcacactcatagccaaagtgagaattcatgatggtaagagagggcaaaaacaaaaaaataggaacaaataaagagaacaaactaaaaactaacaaagaggcaaaaagtaaacatattcacaatattcacatatatacaataaccaataacacaacaccattgcaactccccggcaacggcgccaatttgacgattggatttttgacggtttagaatttcacaaatgaattctcgttgcaagtatagtttctaaaccaatcactaatcctttcatacaaaaagttgtttgtcactaaaacaaacccctaaatttataaaccgaagtattgaacctcgggtcgttctccctaggaattacaataaagtgtcttgttattggttgtgagttattttggggttttgatagggagcatgaaagataaatgacaagaaagtaaactaaggcctaaaagggtcttggcaagggttggtagtcaaggatctctatcctaatcactaaccacaatatgagaattggcaaggattaatcccattaaatcatcctctaactagtagtaaaggaaagttaaatgagctatatcaatcctagtccataagtcctaactctccaccaattcaattagtgagaactagagtcaatggctcccaatcatcaatcacttggacatgagtaactcaagagttcctaagttacctttccaagccaagagtataaaattctactctaaaatccaaccaagcatttcatcaaacacttggaaggcataaaagaaaagcatagtaaattgacaacaagaatcaattctaacaacaatcaaatgtaaagaattaacaacaacaaataaaggaagaaaTATCTACATGagttacctcttattgaattgaaagagaaaggaaggaacaaaaggagatctacaacaaaacataagaacaacataaaggaaattacaacaaaagaatagaagaagatgaatgtatcaacaaggaattaagaggatagaagtagaagaagatgaataaaatctagatctaagaactaaacctaatcctaatcctaattctagagagaagagagagcttctctctctagaaactacctctaaactaatcctaatgagtgtgtatgaactaatgagttggaatcccccttgctcttcaatccttggctttaaatagcatctttggcgccaaagttggttaggattgggccccacaacccttcagaattcgttggccacgttttcattaaaaaaatcataaaccagcaccgacgcgtacgcgcacagcacgcgtacgcgtccatggggtaattcgcaggtgcgcgcaagcgccaggtgcgcgcgcgcgtccatgggcgagttcaacttctttgacttttcatgatttctccactttgcatgctctccttttcactcctttgatccattcctagccttttcaatctgaaatcactagcaaacatatcaaggcatctagtggaattaAAGGGAGATTGAAATCTcaaattaaaggcctaaaaagcatgttttcacatctaagcacaaataaggagacaatcacaaaaccatgctatttcaatgggtaaatgagggtaaaaggtattaaaatctctTAGAATCAATgcaagacaaaccgtcaaaatggggtttgtcaaagacATGACAGCTACAATACGCAAGCAAGACAACAATGCAATAATTGGGGCATATCACTAGCATGAAATGCAAGAGTGAGAAAGGCATGCAAATAAGgcatgagaaaaataagttcAAGCATCAATAACAACACAAAGTGACATATGCAAGAAAGATAATAAGCACAAGAAAATCAATTACCTAATCTAACTCCAAGACAATAGAGCATGCAAAAGGAATAAAGTGGAGTTAGAGAGGGTTGAAATACAATTCTTGCAATATGACATAAGGAAGCAAGTCCTGGGTATGAGCGTATGAATGGTAAATATGAAGTGCAACAAGCTCAATGCACAATAAGAAAGCAAGTCTATTGAGAGAAGAGCACCAAATTGAAAGCATAGTGTCAAAATTGACTAAAAAGATGATAGgtgcatttcaacaaacacttggtgtgcaacattcaaacaataaacaaattgaataaattcaaaaatataataatcCAAAATGAAATACCAATCATCAAAACAACATCACATAATCATAAAGGAGTCAAAAGATAACAAAATAACCCATCAAAGCAAGAGTTAACTCAAAATTCAACACCCatggaaaatagaaaaagaaagaaagcaaataaacaaaaacaaattaaacaaaGTACAACcaaaaagaaatgaaagaaagTAGATAAATGCAactaagaagaaaagaaatgaagcaaagaaaaaagagaagaaagaagaatataaccttgagaggagaaagagaaggtaAGGTAAGGTGCAAGTGagaaaaggagaagagagaagagaaagaaagaggggGGAGAAAGTGGGAGAGAGAAAGTGGGACCGCCAGAGGTGGTTGTTGGAGGTGGTTGAAGTTGCCGGTGGTAGTGGGTGGAGATAAGGTGGTAGGAAGagggaaaaagaagaaaagaagtaaTGGAGGAAGGAAATTAAGGGAGGAGAGTGAAACAGGGCGTGCTGTGTACATGTTACGTTGGCCAATcaacgcgtgcgcgtcaccccatgcgtacgcgtgggtagcACTTGTGCTCACAGCAAAATGTTCGCGCAAAGTTGGCATGACTCTCGGGTTAATGTACAAGAGGGCGCAAGATGGGAaattgacgcgtgcgcgtcaccccacgcatacgcgtgggtgagTCAAAAGCCAATGGACGCGTACGCATTACACCACACGTACACGTGGACCGGGATTGTGCTCCCAACACAAAACTTGCCCAACCTTCGCACAACTCTTGGGTTTTACTACGAGAGATTCCAGAATTGGCgattgacgcgtgcgcgtctcTCACGCCTACACGTGGGTGAGCCAAAAATGCAGGGACGCGTAGGCGTcatatgacgcgtacgcgtgggaaGCATTTGTGCTCCCAGCACATTTTTTGTCCAGATCTCGCACAATTCTCGGGTTTTAGTACCAGGAGTGGCGTAGatgcatcgacgcgtacgcgtcacccactctgggtgaccctttttttttaaaacaacaTAGAGAAAAGCATTCTTAACACATTCTTGGCAGTCATTCAGCTAGATAATGCAAGAAAACACTCACAATTTCATACAATACTCAAGATGAAGCATTTTCTTCAACACAACCAATTCAACAAAATTGCCAAGATTAATGAAGTCTTAATGAATACCACAACAATTtaacaaaatcaacaaaatgTAGCATATCTAAACAAGCTCAACAACACcaagaaatcacaaaattcaCAAAGAATCTAAAGCTAAAAGCAAGAAAGTATACACAaggaagatcttaccatggtgggagtgtctcccacctagcacttttcttacgtccttaagttggacggtcaTGAGCTTACACCTCCTCTCTTTTTGGTGTATCCTCAAGTAGGAACACCTCCACTTCCCTTGGTAATTTGTAGCCATGGTACTTCTTCACTCTATGGTCATTCACCTTGAAAGTTGTATCACTTTGAGGGTCAAATAATTCTACCACACCATAGGGCTTTACCTCCTTTACTCTAAAAGGTCCTTCTCATCTTGAACAGAGCTTTTCAGGCATGATTCTGAGCCTCGAGTTGTAGAGGAGAACTTCGTCACCTTCTTGAAAATCCTTCTTCCGGATATGGTGATCATGAAATGCCTTAGTCTTCTCCTTGTAGATTCGAGCATTCTCATATGCCTCCATCCTAAGACATTCAAGCTCTTCTAGTTGCAATTTCCTGGCTATACCTGCCTTGGTGATGTCCATGTTACACTGCTTAACAGCCCAATAAGCTTTATGCTCAATCTCCACCGGAAGGTGGCATGCCTTACCATAGACGATCTGAAAGAGTCTCATCCCTAATGGGGTCTTATAGGCCGTCCTATATGCCCATAATGCATCTCCCAACCGAGAGCTCCAGTCCTTCCTTTGTGGATTCACCACTTTCTCCAAAATTTGCTTAATCTCTCGGTTTGACACCTCCATTCGCCCATTTATTTGGGAGTGATAGGCAGTTGAAACCTTGTGTAATATCCCATAGCGCTTGAGTAGTGCTTCTATCTTCCTGTTACAAAAGTGGGAACCTTggtcgctcacgattgctcgtggcgACCCATAGCGGCACAGAATATTATTTCAAATGAAAGAAATCACGGCATTAACGTCATCAAGGTGGGTAGGTATcgcttccacccactttgatACGTAGTCAACCGCCAACAAAATATACAGATACCCACTTGAGTTAGGAAATGGCCCCATAAAGTctatgc
This sequence is a window from Arachis stenosperma cultivar V10309 chromosome 10, arast.V10309.gnm1.PFL2, whole genome shotgun sequence. Protein-coding genes within it:
- the LOC130957517 gene encoding uncharacterized protein LOC130957517, which produces MEVSNREIKQILEKVVNPQRKDWSSRLGDALWAYRTAYKTPLGMRLFQIVYGKACHLPVEIEHKAYWAVKQCNMDITKAGIARKLQLEELECLRMEAYENARIYKEKTKAFHDHHIRKKDFQEGDEVLLYNSRLRIMPEKLCSR